The following are encoded together in the Streptomyces asoensis genome:
- the mscL gene encoding large conductance mechanosensitive channel protein MscL, translating into MSEKKASVWQGFKAFLMRGNVVDLAVAVVIGAAFTNIVNSVVKGIINPLIGAVGTKNLDGYSSCLKGPCTGTGDSATGVRILWGSVLGATLTFLVTAAVVYFLMVLPMAKYLATVEARRKAKEGTQEVIEVTELEVLKEIRDALVAQRGTGHNER; encoded by the coding sequence GTGAGCGAGAAGAAGGCAAGCGTCTGGCAGGGCTTCAAGGCCTTTCTGATGCGGGGGAACGTCGTCGATCTGGCGGTCGCGGTGGTGATCGGCGCGGCCTTCACGAACATCGTCAACTCGGTGGTGAAGGGGATCATCAACCCGCTCATCGGGGCGGTCGGCACCAAGAACCTGGACGGCTACAGCTCCTGCCTGAAGGGTCCTTGCACCGGCACGGGGGACAGCGCGACGGGCGTGCGGATCCTGTGGGGATCCGTCCTCGGGGCGACGCTGACCTTCCTGGTGACCGCCGCGGTCGTCTACTTCCTGATGGTGCTGCCCATGGCGAAGTACCTGGCGACGGTGGAGGCCCGCCGAAAGGCCAAGGAGGGTACGCAGGAGGTCATCGAGGTGACCGAGCTGGAAGTTCTCAAGGAGATCCGCGACGCGCTGGTCGCCCAGCGCGGCACCGGCCACAACGAGCGGTAG
- a CDS encoding low temperature requirement protein A: protein MTSSTPPPAAPSPSGPPAPPLPGRMKPLRRLTARGREETHRVATPLELFFDLCFVVAIAQAGVQLVHAVAESHAGEGILNYAMLFFAIWWAWMNFTWFASAYDNDDVLYRIVTLVQIAGVLVLAAGVSQAFEDHEFVAVWLGYAIMRCALSSQWLRVAWSTEGPERTMALRYAGGVLLCQVGWLGLLILPEGGRAWLFLVMALLEMCVPVYAEKDHPTSWHPHHIAERYGLFTIIVLGETIAAATVAVKSGIQENDALGELLPIAVGGLLIVFAAWWIYFVVPIHGHLRSNRQSFLWGYGHYFVFASAAAIGAGLEVAVEQAVGEAHLSTLAASAAVTLPTALFLLTVWALHARHFKVGLAQQSVLPVTALLVICCTFLGDLAVLAAGLVSALAVATGTTLTARLAAREARESAARVSDAVV from the coding sequence ATGACGTCCAGTACGCCCCCGCCTGCCGCCCCTTCCCCCTCCGGACCTCCCGCCCCGCCGCTACCCGGCCGCATGAAACCCCTGCGGAGGCTGACCGCGCGCGGACGCGAGGAGACGCACCGGGTCGCCACGCCGCTGGAGCTCTTCTTCGACCTGTGCTTCGTCGTGGCCATCGCCCAGGCGGGCGTCCAACTGGTGCACGCCGTGGCCGAGTCCCATGCGGGCGAGGGAATCCTCAACTACGCGATGCTCTTCTTCGCCATCTGGTGGGCGTGGATGAACTTCACCTGGTTCGCGTCGGCGTACGACAACGACGACGTGCTGTACCGGATCGTCACGCTGGTGCAGATCGCCGGGGTCCTGGTCCTCGCGGCGGGCGTGTCCCAGGCGTTCGAGGACCACGAGTTCGTGGCCGTCTGGTTGGGCTACGCGATCATGAGGTGCGCGCTGAGCTCGCAGTGGCTGCGCGTCGCGTGGTCCACCGAGGGGCCGGAGCGGACGATGGCGCTGCGGTACGCCGGGGGCGTCCTGCTCTGCCAGGTCGGCTGGCTGGGGCTGCTGATCCTTCCCGAGGGCGGCCGGGCGTGGCTGTTCCTGGTGATGGCGCTGCTCGAGATGTGCGTGCCGGTCTACGCCGAGAAGGACCATCCGACGTCCTGGCATCCCCACCACATCGCGGAGCGCTACGGCCTGTTCACGATCATCGTGCTGGGCGAGACGATCGCGGCGGCCACGGTCGCCGTGAAGTCCGGCATCCAGGAGAACGACGCACTGGGCGAGCTGCTGCCGATCGCGGTGGGCGGGCTGCTGATCGTCTTCGCCGCCTGGTGGATCTACTTCGTGGTGCCCATCCATGGGCATCTGCGGTCCAACAGGCAGTCCTTTCTGTGGGGTTACGGGCACTACTTCGTCTTCGCCTCGGCCGCGGCGATCGGCGCGGGTCTCGAGGTAGCGGTCGAGCAGGCGGTCGGCGAGGCCCATCTCTCCACACTCGCCGCGTCGGCCGCCGTCACGCTGCCGACGGCACTGTTCCTCCTGACGGTCTGGGCGCTGCACGCACGGCACTTCAAGGTGGGCCTGGCCCAGCAGTCGGTGCTGCCCGTCACGGCGCTGCTGGTGATCTGCTGCACCTTCCTGGGCGACCTGGCGGTCCTCGCGGCGGGTCTGGTGTCGGCCCTGGCGGTGGCGACCGGCACGACGCTGACGGCGCGCCTGGCCGCGCGCGAGGCACGGGAGAGCGCCGCACGGGTCTCGGACGCGGTGGTGTGA
- a CDS encoding P1 family peptidase translates to MTVDALTDVAGIRVGHATLTGDGRLTGTTVVLAPEGGAVAAVDVRGGGPGTKETDALDPRNVVQRVEAIVLTGGSAYGLDAASGVMEWLEEQGRGVRVGPQPAHVVPVVPAACVFDLGRGGDFRARPGAATGRAAVEAAAANAPGARVPEGCVGAGTGAAVGPMKGGVGSASVLLDSGITVAALVVANAAGSVTDPETGVLYGELFQGRAEYPHASVHEAARRRLAETAAHHAPPPLNTTLAVVATDADLSKAQAQKLAGTAHDGIARAVRPVHLLNDGDTVFAMATGARRLDPGHPLALNDILAAGADMVTRAIVRAVRAAESVDGPGGVWPSYEELYGRR, encoded by the coding sequence ATGACAGTTGACGCTCTGACGGACGTCGCCGGCATCCGCGTGGGACACGCCACGCTGACAGGCGACGGTCGGCTCACCGGTACGACGGTCGTCCTCGCGCCCGAGGGTGGCGCCGTCGCCGCTGTGGACGTGCGCGGCGGCGGCCCCGGCACCAAGGAGACCGACGCCCTCGATCCACGCAACGTGGTGCAGCGGGTCGAGGCGATCGTGCTGACCGGGGGCAGCGCCTACGGGCTCGACGCGGCTTCCGGGGTGATGGAGTGGCTGGAGGAGCAGGGCCGTGGGGTCCGCGTGGGGCCGCAGCCGGCCCATGTCGTGCCCGTGGTGCCCGCGGCGTGCGTCTTCGACCTGGGGCGGGGTGGTGACTTCCGGGCCCGTCCGGGCGCGGCGACCGGCCGGGCGGCCGTGGAGGCGGCCGCGGCGAACGCTCCGGGGGCCCGGGTCCCGGAGGGCTGCGTGGGCGCCGGGACGGGTGCCGCCGTCGGCCCGATGAAGGGCGGGGTCGGCAGTGCGAGCGTGCTCCTCGACTCGGGGATCACGGTGGCGGCGCTGGTGGTGGCCAACGCGGCCGGCTCGGTGACGGACCCGGAGACGGGCGTGCTGTACGGGGAGTTGTTCCAGGGGCGAGCGGAGTATCCGCACGCGAGCGTGCACGAAGCCGCGCGGCGTCGTCTCGCCGAGACTGCGGCGCACCACGCGCCTCCCCCGCTCAACACGACGCTCGCGGTGGTCGCCACCGACGCCGACCTGTCCAAGGCGCAGGCGCAGAAGCTGGCGGGCACGGCGCACGACGGCATCGCGCGGGCCGTGCGTCCGGTGCACCTGCTCAACGACGGCGACACCGTGTTCGCGATGGCCACGGGTGCCCGCCGCCTCGACCCCGGTCACCCGCTCGCCCTGAACGACATCCTCGCGGCGGGCGCCGACATGGTGACCCGGGCGATCGTGCGGGCCGTGCGCGCCGCCGAGTCGGTGGACGGGCCGGGAGGGGTGTGGCCGTCGTACGAGGAGCTGTACGGCCGCCGGTGA
- a CDS encoding L,D-transpeptidase, with product MGAAAALVVGALTLTACGGSANAKDDHDAKGGGGDVKTSTAKIAISAKDGSTGASINATGVKVSGGRITEVKMTVAGSGQAVEGSVSADGSTWKPKEQLERGTKYQISATAKDANGKTAAANSIFTTVTSSNSFIGTYTPDDGTTVGVGMPVSFTFDKAISDTKTVQSHITVTSSSGQQVVGHWFGAQRLDFRPEEYWKAGSKVTMKIDLDGVEGANGVYGVQKKTVTFTIGRSQVSTVDVATQTMTVVRDGQTLKTVPISSGSPEHTTYNGQMVISEKFTQTRMNSRTVNLGGEYDIPDVPHAMRLTTSGTFLHGNYWYNRGNPPFGRTGTSHGCVGLADEQGARSDTSAKWFYDNSLIGDVVTVKNSPDKTVAPDNGLNGWNMSWAEWTAGGSA from the coding sequence ATGGGAGCCGCGGCCGCCCTGGTGGTCGGCGCCCTGACCCTGACCGCCTGCGGGGGCAGCGCCAACGCGAAGGACGACCACGACGCCAAGGGCGGTGGCGGCGACGTCAAGACGTCCACCGCGAAGATCGCCATCTCGGCGAAGGACGGCTCGACGGGCGCGTCGATCAACGCGACGGGCGTGAAGGTGAGCGGCGGCCGCATCACCGAGGTGAAGATGACCGTGGCCGGGTCCGGTCAGGCCGTCGAGGGCAGCGTGTCGGCGGACGGCAGCACCTGGAAGCCCAAGGAGCAGCTGGAGCGGGGGACGAAGTACCAGATATCGGCGACCGCGAAGGACGCGAACGGCAAGACGGCCGCCGCCAACTCCATCTTCACCACGGTCACCTCGTCCAACAGCTTCATCGGGACCTACACGCCGGACGACGGCACGACGGTCGGCGTCGGGATGCCGGTGTCGTTCACCTTCGACAAGGCCATCAGCGACACGAAGACCGTGCAGTCGCACATCACGGTCACCTCCAGCAGCGGCCAGCAGGTGGTCGGGCACTGGTTCGGCGCGCAGCGGCTCGACTTCAGGCCCGAGGAGTACTGGAAGGCCGGCTCCAAGGTCACGATGAAGATCGACCTGGACGGCGTCGAGGGCGCGAACGGCGTCTACGGGGTGCAGAAGAAGACGGTCACCTTCACCATCGGGCGGTCGCAGGTGTCCACGGTCGACGTCGCCACGCAGACCATGACGGTCGTGCGGGACGGGCAGACCCTGAAGACGGTCCCGATCTCGTCGGGCAGCCCGGAGCACACCACGTACAACGGCCAGATGGTGATCTCCGAGAAGTTCACGCAGACCCGCATGAACAGCCGGACGGTCAACCTGGGCGGCGAGTACGACATCCCCGACGTGCCGCACGCGATGCGCCTGACGACGTCCGGCACCTTCCTCCACGGGAACTACTGGTACAACCGCGGCAATCCGCCCTTCGGCCGCACCGGCACCAGCCACGGCTGTGTGGGACTCGCGGACGAGCAGGGCGCGCGGAGCGACACGTCCGCCAAGTGGTTCTACGACAACTCGCTGATCGGCGACGTGGTGACCGTCAAGAACTCCCCCGACAAGACGGTCGCTCCGGACAACGGCCTCAACGGATGGAACATGTCCTGGGCCGAGTGGACCGCCGGCGGCTCCGCCTGA
- a CDS encoding DUF6227 family protein, with product MSVPYETTAYEPAESPESPEEHLARLLGRALNSFELPDEALRRLDCALAHDSSLHSAHHSAGLHRETYRHTWLLADGCALTLWELVHNTAPGSEPQHEVYVDEEELRAATARLPLPSDAPDFELPVLVQLSPVPGPRHVYVPDDSADHARRLLRRAENPDRPDADMSALLKSAFAHQITQAFGRPCRAGRIGLGYSLYEHAFLLSDGRELSLWEVEHTATPDGRHMCEVYASEAAARDAMERRAEQVSRAVQ from the coding sequence TTGAGCGTTCCGTACGAGACAACAGCGTACGAACCAGCCGAGTCGCCCGAGTCTCCGGAGGAGCACCTCGCGCGGCTGCTCGGCCGCGCCCTCAATTCGTTCGAGCTGCCCGACGAGGCCCTGCGGCGGCTCGACTGCGCGCTCGCCCATGACAGTTCCCTGCACTCCGCGCACCACAGCGCGGGGCTGCACCGGGAGACGTACCGGCACACCTGGCTGCTGGCCGACGGCTGCGCGCTCACACTGTGGGAGCTCGTGCACAACACCGCGCCGGGCAGCGAGCCGCAGCACGAGGTGTACGTCGACGAGGAGGAGCTGCGCGCCGCCACGGCCCGGCTGCCGCTGCCGTCCGACGCGCCCGACTTCGAACTGCCGGTCCTGGTGCAGCTCTCGCCGGTGCCCGGCCCCCGGCACGTGTACGTGCCGGACGACTCGGCGGATCACGCGCGCAGACTGCTGCGCCGAGCGGAGAACCCCGACCGGCCCGACGCGGACATGTCCGCGCTGCTGAAGTCGGCGTTCGCGCACCAGATCACGCAGGCTTTCGGCCGGCCGTGCCGCGCGGGCCGGATCGGCCTCGGCTACTCGCTGTACGAGCACGCGTTCCTGCTGAGTGACGGCCGGGAGCTCTCCCTGTGGGAGGTCGAGCACACGGCGACACCCGACGGACGTCACATGTGCGAGGTGTACGCCTCCGAGGCGGCGGCCCGGGACGCGATGGAGCGCCGGGCGGAACAGGTCTCCCGAGCCGTTCAGTGA
- a CDS encoding fructose-specific PTS transporter subunit EIIC yields the protein MSEMITADLVDLDLSAETKEAAARSLAERMVTQGRVTDLEGFLADVAAREAQMPTGLDGGIGIPHCRSAHVTAPTLAFGRSAAGIDFGAPDGPADLIFLIAAPAGADDAHLTILSSLARQLMNAEFTDALRSVEDAAAAAALIRGDEAPAAEAAGAEVEGTEAVGAEAEAASPNSVSASAAASADADTAPTDEGATSEGATTEGGGSDAPRPFRIVAVTSCPTGIAHTYMAAESLEKAGREAGVELVVETQGSAGFTRLDPAVIAAADGVIFAHDVPVRDKDRFAGKPTVDVGVKAGINRPAALITEVRGKAARGERSAAAAGGATPVERAGESGDSYGTKLRKWLMTGVSYMVPFVAAGGLLIALGFAIGGWEINKAPSVMEHFSWTQVDSWGALLFQIGGVAFGFLIPVLAGYIAYGMADRPGLVPGFVGGMIASNIAAGFLGGLVAGLLAGGIVLAIQRIKIPPVFRGIMPVVVIPLISSLIVGFLMFVVVGKPIAEAQKGMTDWLAGLSGTNAVLLGVLLGLMMCFDLGGPVNKVAYAFATAGIAVQDPSDSAMKVMAAVMAAGMVPPLGMALATTVRKKLFTPTERENGKAAWVLGASFISEGAIPFAAADPLRVIPASMAGGAVTGALSMAFGATLRAPHGGIFVVPLIGNAFLYLIAIAAGVCVTTAVVVVLKGLRKPVPGATEPGTAQEPAAATATEPKQPVAA from the coding sequence ATGAGCGAGATGATCACCGCGGACCTGGTCGACCTCGACCTGTCCGCCGAAACCAAGGAAGCGGCGGCGCGGTCCCTCGCCGAGCGCATGGTCACCCAGGGCCGGGTGACCGACCTGGAGGGCTTCCTCGCCGACGTGGCCGCCCGTGAGGCGCAGATGCCCACCGGCCTCGACGGCGGCATCGGCATCCCGCACTGCCGCAGCGCCCACGTCACCGCACCGACGCTCGCCTTCGGCCGCAGCGCCGCCGGCATCGACTTCGGCGCACCGGACGGCCCCGCCGACCTGATCTTCCTCATCGCCGCTCCCGCGGGCGCGGACGACGCCCACCTGACGATCCTTTCGTCGCTGGCCCGCCAGCTCATGAACGCCGAGTTCACCGACGCCCTGCGCTCGGTCGAGGACGCGGCGGCCGCGGCGGCGCTGATCCGCGGCGACGAAGCCCCGGCCGCCGAAGCAGCGGGTGCCGAAGTCGAGGGCACCGAAGCAGTGGGCGCCGAAGCCGAGGCTGCTTCCCCGAACTCCGTGTCGGCGTCGGCGGCGGCCTCCGCCGACGCCGACACGGCCCCCACCGACGAAGGCGCGACCAGCGAGGGCGCGACCACCGAGGGCGGCGGCTCCGATGCCCCGCGCCCGTTCCGGATCGTCGCCGTCACCTCCTGCCCCACCGGCATCGCCCACACGTACATGGCGGCCGAGTCCCTGGAGAAGGCGGGCCGCGAGGCAGGCGTCGAACTGGTCGTCGAGACGCAGGGCTCGGCCGGGTTCACCCGGCTCGACCCGGCCGTCATCGCCGCTGCGGACGGCGTGATCTTCGCGCACGACGTCCCCGTGCGCGACAAGGACCGCTTCGCCGGCAAGCCCACCGTGGACGTGGGCGTGAAGGCGGGCATCAACCGCCCCGCCGCACTCATCACCGAGGTGCGCGGGAAGGCGGCACGCGGTGAGCGGAGCGCGGCGGCGGCCGGTGGGGCGACGCCCGTCGAGCGCGCCGGCGAGTCAGGCGACAGCTACGGCACCAAGCTGCGCAAGTGGCTGATGACGGGCGTCAGCTACATGGTCCCGTTCGTCGCCGCGGGCGGTCTGCTGATCGCTCTCGGCTTCGCGATCGGCGGCTGGGAGATCAACAAGGCGCCCTCGGTCATGGAGCACTTCTCCTGGACCCAGGTCGACAGCTGGGGCGCCCTGCTCTTCCAGATCGGTGGCGTCGCCTTCGGCTTCCTCATCCCGGTCCTGGCCGGCTACATCGCGTACGGCATGGCGGACCGGCCCGGCCTGGTGCCCGGCTTCGTGGGCGGCATGATCGCCTCCAACATCGCCGCCGGCTTCCTCGGCGGCCTGGTCGCCGGTCTGCTGGCGGGCGGCATCGTCCTCGCGATCCAGCGGATCAAGATCCCGCCGGTGTTCCGCGGCATCATGCCGGTCGTGGTGATCCCGCTGATCTCCTCGCTGATCGTCGGCTTCCTGATGTTCGTCGTGGTCGGCAAGCCCATCGCCGAGGCGCAGAAGGGCATGACCGACTGGCTGGCCGGTCTCTCCGGCACCAACGCCGTGCTGCTCGGCGTGCTGCTCGGCCTGATGATGTGCTTCGACCTCGGCGGCCCCGTCAACAAGGTCGCGTACGCCTTCGCCACGGCCGGTATCGCCGTCCAGGACCCGAGCGACTCCGCGATGAAGGTCATGGCCGCGGTGATGGCCGCGGGCATGGTCCCGCCGCTGGGCATGGCCCTCGCGACCACCGTCCGCAAGAAGCTCTTCACCCCGACCGAGCGCGAGAACGGCAAGGCCGCCTGGGTCCTGGGCGCCTCCTTCATCTCGGAGGGTGCGATCCCGTTCGCCGCCGCCGACCCGCTGCGGGTCATCCCGGCCTCGATGGCGGGCGGCGCGGTCACCGGCGCCCTGTCGATGGCGTTCGGCGCCACGCTGCGCGCCCCGCACGGCGGCATCTTCGTGGTCCCGCTGATCGGCAACGCGTTCCTGTACCTGATCGCCATCGCGGCGGGCGTGTGCGTGACGACGGCCGTCGTCGTCGTCCTCAAGGGCCTGCGCAAGCCGGTCCCCGGCGCCACCGAGCCCGGGACGGCACAGGAACCCGCTGCCGCCACGGCGACGGAGCCGAAGCAGCCGGTGGCCGCCTAG
- the pfkB gene encoding 1-phosphofructokinase, which produces MILTVTPNPSLDRTYEVPALDRGEVIRATGERMDPGGKGVNVSRAVAAAGRRTVAVLPLGGAPGALVAELLHTQGIEVAPVPVSGATRSNIALAESDGVLTKINAPGPELSAQEQELLLETVREQSRDADWIACCGSLPRGLDPSWYAEVVARAHAGGARIALDTSGRALLEALRERPDVVKPNAEELAEAVGRPLATVGDAVKAAEELREMGARAVLASLGADGQLLVADTGTWYGHARVDAVRSNVGAGDSSLAGFLVAGGSGPAALASAVAHGAAAVQLPGSVMPTPDDLDPAAVTVTTVVPLDRELEEPVS; this is translated from the coding sequence ATGATCCTCACCGTCACCCCGAACCCGTCCCTGGACCGGACCTACGAGGTCCCCGCCCTCGACCGCGGCGAGGTCATCCGCGCCACCGGTGAGCGGATGGACCCCGGCGGCAAGGGCGTGAACGTCTCCCGCGCCGTCGCGGCGGCGGGACGGCGCACGGTCGCCGTACTGCCCCTGGGAGGTGCGCCGGGCGCGCTCGTCGCCGAACTGCTCCACACCCAGGGCATCGAGGTCGCGCCGGTCCCGGTCTCCGGAGCCACCCGCTCGAACATCGCGCTCGCGGAGTCCGACGGCGTCCTCACCAAGATCAACGCGCCGGGGCCCGAACTGTCGGCGCAGGAGCAGGAACTGCTCCTGGAGACGGTGCGCGAGCAGTCGCGCGACGCCGACTGGATCGCCTGCTGCGGCAGCCTGCCCCGGGGACTCGACCCCTCCTGGTACGCCGAGGTGGTCGCGCGGGCACACGCCGGGGGCGCGCGCATCGCCCTGGACACGTCCGGGCGTGCGCTCCTGGAGGCGCTGCGCGAGCGGCCCGACGTGGTGAAACCGAACGCCGAGGAGCTCGCGGAAGCCGTCGGGCGCCCCCTGGCGACCGTGGGCGACGCGGTCAAGGCGGCCGAGGAACTGCGCGAGATGGGCGCCCGAGCCGTGCTCGCGAGCCTGGGCGCCGACGGGCAGCTGCTCGTGGCGGACACGGGCACCTGGTACGGCCACGCGCGCGTGGACGCCGTACGCAGCAACGTGGGCGCCGGTGACTCCTCCCTCGCCGGCTTCCTCGTCGCCGGCGGCAGCGGCCCCGCGGCACTCGCCTCCGCCGTCGCGCACGGCGCGGCCGCCGTCCAGCTGCCCGGCAGCGTGATGCCGACCCCGGACGACCTCGACCCGGCGGCGGTGACCGTCACGACCGTGGTGCCGCTCGACCGTGAACTCGAGGAGCCGGTGTCATGA
- a CDS encoding DeoR/GlpR family DNA-binding transcription regulator, whose translation MYAPERQQEILRLARDGGRVDVLSLAEEFQVTAETIRRDLKALDRAGLVRRVHGGAIPAGRLDFEPDIAEREGTSTDEKDRIAKAALTELPTDGTMILDAGTTVARLAAALPLEASLTVATHSLPIAARLADHPGIQLHLIGGRVRHRTRAAVDAWALRAYGEIRADVLFLAANGFSAEHGLTTPDLAEAAVKRAAVAAARRVVLLADSAKHGQEHFARFGDLSDVDLLITDSALSPDDAAAIERGGTEVVRA comes from the coding sequence ATGTACGCACCGGAGCGGCAGCAGGAGATCCTGCGGCTCGCCCGCGACGGCGGCCGGGTGGACGTCCTGTCACTGGCCGAGGAGTTCCAGGTCACCGCGGAAACGATCCGTCGGGACCTGAAGGCCCTCGACCGCGCCGGCCTCGTACGGCGCGTGCACGGCGGTGCCATCCCCGCCGGGCGCCTCGACTTCGAACCGGACATCGCCGAACGCGAGGGCACCTCCACCGACGAGAAGGACCGCATCGCCAAGGCGGCCCTCACCGAACTGCCGACCGACGGCACGATGATCCTCGACGCCGGTACGACGGTCGCCCGCCTGGCCGCGGCCCTCCCGCTGGAGGCCTCGCTCACCGTCGCCACGCACAGCCTGCCCATCGCGGCCCGGCTCGCGGACCACCCGGGGATCCAGCTCCACCTCATCGGGGGGCGCGTACGGCACCGCACACGCGCCGCCGTCGACGCGTGGGCGCTGCGCGCGTACGGCGAGATCCGCGCCGACGTCCTGTTCCTCGCCGCCAACGGCTTCTCCGCCGAGCACGGGCTGACGACGCCGGACCTCGCCGAGGCCGCGGTGAAGCGGGCCGCCGTCGCCGCCGCACGCCGCGTGGTGCTGCTCGCCGACTCCGCCAAGCACGGCCAGGAGCACTTCGCCCGCTTCGGCGACCTGAGCGACGTGGACCTGCTGATCACCGACAGTGCACTGAGCCCCGACGACGCGGCCGCCATCGAACGCGGCGGCACCGAAGTGGTGCGCGCGTGA
- a CDS encoding MFS transporter: MTAAFMDLVDVTIVNIAIPSIRQDAGASWSQIQWITAGYALAFAAGLVTGGRLGDIHGRKRLFLLGIGGFTLASALCGFAVNPEMLVASRILQGGMAAMMVPQVLSIVHATFPAHERGKVFGLFGAIVGLGAVSGPLLGALLTEWNLFGLEWRPIFLINLPVGIAGLLLGSRFITESKAPKALKLDLVGVVLVTLGLLMLLYPLTRGRELGWPVWGYVSMAGALVVFGALVAYERRKGARDGSPLIELSLFRVRSFAAGVAVQTVFGIGLGVFFLVWTLYMQTGLGWSPLRAGLTGVPFSLAVSTAAGLSVQKLVPRFGRKVLQAGALGMVLGVVLYIWESERYGLGIASWQMALPLVVMGVGMGLIVAPLTDAVLSDVPREHAGSASGLINTVQQMGNALGLGLVAVVFFGRIGDRLTAAEVGPAFVDAFEHALIWVALVMSVIFLLMFALPKRPAQHVEGGAADSGEAAPAGKRERELVA; this comes from the coding sequence ATGACCGCGGCGTTCATGGACCTCGTCGACGTCACGATCGTCAACATCGCCATCCCGTCCATCCGGCAGGACGCGGGCGCCTCCTGGAGCCAGATCCAGTGGATCACCGCCGGCTACGCGCTCGCCTTCGCCGCCGGACTCGTCACGGGCGGCCGCCTCGGTGACATCCACGGCCGCAAGCGGCTGTTCCTCCTCGGCATCGGCGGCTTCACGCTCGCCTCCGCGCTGTGCGGCTTCGCCGTGAACCCGGAGATGCTGGTCGCCTCCCGGATACTCCAGGGCGGCATGGCGGCGATGATGGTGCCGCAGGTCCTGTCGATCGTGCACGCCACCTTCCCCGCGCACGAGCGCGGCAAGGTCTTCGGACTGTTCGGCGCGATCGTGGGGCTGGGCGCCGTCTCCGGGCCGCTGCTCGGCGCGCTGCTGACGGAGTGGAACCTGTTCGGCCTGGAGTGGCGGCCGATCTTCCTCATCAACCTGCCGGTCGGTATCGCGGGACTGCTGCTGGGCAGCCGCTTCATCACGGAGTCCAAGGCGCCCAAGGCACTGAAACTGGACCTCGTGGGCGTCGTCCTGGTCACCCTCGGTCTGCTCATGCTGCTCTACCCGCTCACCCGCGGCCGCGAGCTGGGCTGGCCGGTGTGGGGGTACGTGTCGATGGCGGGCGCACTCGTCGTGTTCGGGGCGCTCGTCGCGTACGAACGGCGCAAGGGCGCCCGGGACGGCTCACCGCTGATCGAGCTCTCCCTCTTCCGGGTGAGGAGCTTCGCGGCCGGCGTCGCCGTGCAGACCGTCTTCGGCATCGGACTCGGCGTGTTCTTCCTGGTCTGGACGCTGTACATGCAGACGGGTCTGGGCTGGAGCCCGCTGCGGGCCGGCCTCACCGGGGTGCCCTTCTCGCTCGCCGTGTCGACGGCCGCCGGGCTGTCCGTCCAGAAGCTCGTCCCGCGCTTCGGCCGCAAGGTGCTCCAGGCGGGCGCCCTCGGCATGGTCCTCGGCGTGGTCCTCTACATCTGGGAGTCCGAGCGGTACGGCCTCGGCATCGCCTCGTGGCAGATGGCCCTCCCGCTGGTCGTGATGGGTGTCGGCATGGGGCTGATCGTCGCGCCGCTGACGGACGCGGTGCTGTCGGACGTGCCGCGCGAACACGCCGGTTCGGCGTCCGGTCTGATCAACACCGTCCAGCAGATGGGCAACGCGCTCGGGCTCGGTCTGGTCGCGGTCGTCTTCTTCGGCCGGATCGGTGACCGGCTGACGGCGGCCGAGGTGGGGCCCGCCTTCGTCGACGCCTTCGAACACGCCCTGATCTGGGTGGCCCTCGTGATGTCCGTGATCTTCCTGCTGATGTTCGCGCTGCCCAAGCGGCCGGCCCAGCACGTGGAGGGCGGCGCGGCGGACTCCGGGGAAGCGGCTCCCGCCGGGAAGCGGGAGCGCGAGCTCGTCGCCTGA